The Arvicola amphibius chromosome 6, mArvAmp1.2, whole genome shotgun sequence DNA window aacagaataaagaatgagTGCAGGTATTGGACAAGTTatttaaaactaattattttCCTAGTGCTATTTCTGTCCTGGACTTTTGTACTCAGAGGGATTAGGGCATAAACACATTTGATGCTTAAAACTCTGAAAGTTGAAGCATTAGTTGAGAATGTATACTAACTGTATAGTTTTAGCTGTTGACTctgtgggaccctcaccccttattctcaaaggggcaagaaaaaatttcctagcagaatgttttcctaGGAAGATAATAGTGGCCGTCCCCTCTCCTACCTAAGAGATTCcgagcacaaggtcacttagctcagcccagccagccacctggtacaggctgataaaaatggcctaactcaagaacagtggccttgctctaaaaacaagaaaaaacctgACTTAACAAAATGGaagggagcaaaagtccttgtacccgtgccaaagcatcttcaaagattctctttgtagttagGCCTTTAAAAGCTTACAGAGGTAGTAACGGGGATGGAGGTGAGTTTTAAAcgtttgtattatgctgattgTACCtggcttattacagtctgggcctctctggtggtctttCCCTGGGGGTCGTAAACTGGGCACAACAGACTCTTGATCGATTAATTTTGCTTAGGTGATGCTTaagtttacaagaaaaaaaattcttaatttagcAGCTCAGTCCCCTAAGGTGGCAACTTTCAGTCACCAGGAAGTGTCATTGCAGAGATGTGTAAAGTCAGAGCAACCTCAAATTATAAGAGGCTGGAAGCTGTGAAAGAGCGAGGAACTGCAAATGGAAAAATTCTAAACAAGGGCATCAATGTAAGTGCTTCGACAACCACTTGATTCCAAAGAGATCCTGCCGACAGCACCCTGAAAAATGGCATGCAAATGAAGAGCATAGACAGCTATGCTTTGATTGGACAGATTCATACCAGTCGGCTCCTAGCCTCGTAGGCAACTCAGATGactgtattcctaaatataacgtAGCGTTTAAGCTCCTTAAAGAGTATGTGGTGGCCCTGAAAAGGACCTTTGGAAAGAAATGGACAAAAGATAGCTCAGCCGCCGAAGCCATAGAGAGTGCGGCCCTGGCGCTTGAGCGCGTAGACCACGTCCATGGCGGTGACGGTCTTGCGCTTGGCGTGCTCCGTGTAGGTGACCGCGTCGCGGATCACGTTCTCCAGGAACACCTTCAGCACCCCGCGGGTCTCCTCGTAGATGAGGCCGGAGATGCGCTTGACTCCCCCGCGCCGGGCCAGGCGGCGGATGGCGGGCTTGGTGATGCCCTGGATGTTGTCGCGCAGGACCTTGCGGTGGCGCTTGGCGCCGCCTTTGCCCAGGCCTTTCCCGCCCTTGCCGCGACCAGACATGCTTGCATGCCGAGGAGGAGATGAGAGCTGAAACACTGAGACGGCCGCCGAGCACCGGCTTTTATAGAGCAGGCGGCGGACCGAACTGAGAACCTGAGGGAGGAGGCGGGAAGTTGCGCCCGCcgctgtggggggaggggaaggcttaagaaaaaaaaaaaaatgaagaaaggcgCTTTTGTTTCCTTGTCTGTGCTTTCTTATGGTACTAACTCCTTATCCTGTTTTAAGGTTGAAGAATCGAGCGCACAAGCAATACACTGACTTTGTGCAAAATACGAAAAGCTGAGCGGCCCCTAACAACCCGGTCCAGAGAGAGCACCGCAGGCAGCTGCTTAGGAGCTCTGGCGGGTAGTGCACACTTTCTAAGGCGCATACCGCTTGTGTTCCTTCTCTACCGTGACTACATTTCAAATAATTTCCTCTAGCTAAAGTTTCTAAATGGTCATGTCTGCTTATTTCTTAAGCGCTTATAGAAAAATTTTAACCAATTGCAAAGAAATTCACGAAATACATAAGAAAtatgcattttctcttttcagaccCACATTGAATACTACCActacttttaattttatcagtATTTCTTGGCAGAGGGACTGTACCGTGAAATAGTTTAAAATGGtgtggagaaaaaaatttaaaacttttttgtatAGTTAATATTTCAACATAACTATCTGGGCATACATTTTAAGAAATCTCATGCATTTAACAAAGCTCACACATTTAACCAAACCATGCTGATGGAATGTTTTcgtatataaaatacatacttcTGACCATAATATGAAATTCAAATGCTTTACCCGAGAGGATGGGCATTTGTGATAagtgaaagataaaaaaaaatacttttttcatCAAAGGGAGATAACATCCTTTATTCCGGAGCCAAATATGAGTAACCGTGGCCCCAGAGACACAGATTTcagttaccccaaattccatgttcaaGTAAGTAACTCTTTCTACAACATAGTACCCTTTTTATAGTAACATGAACCTTCCTATAgtaacagaaataagaaaatcataattcaaggcattttaaaaattgtttttatgtgaGGTCATTTTCAAGTCTACAATAAACTCATTTTCCCAAAGCTCCAAAAGGCAGGCAGTCTATAgatccagaaatgagctcagcCTGAATTACAGGATTTCTAGCGGTTAGAGAAAAGTCATATTCCTCAGGAACTCGCCAGGCTGGTATCCATCTGCCCAAAGAAGTCTCTTTCCTTTCCTAGGGCAGAAGTGATCTCTGGCTACCTCTGGCTGCATATGGACTCCCATGTTGGCCTTCAGGCTCTCACAGTATCAGAAGTCCATGGCAGACATTTCAAAGTCTCCACTAGCTTTTCAGCCCTCTCACCTCCTCCTTTACCCTAAATTCCCTGTGGCTCAGATCCTTCTCTCAACCTAGCTCCCCCCGCTCCcccctctctcattttctcctactctctctgcctgtgctctAGTGTCCATCTCTGGCTACCTCGGTATCTCCACTGTTCTCTACTACTCCCCTCTTTCCTAGCTCTGCTTGTGCTCAGTCTACATCTTTCCGTCTCTGCTCTGGACTCATCAAGACGCTGCTGGTGCTTCCCTCTCTCATCTCTATAGTAAAGATCTTAGCATATCATGGAGAGGTCAtgccagcagtttctttcctGTGTCCCCTCACAACACTCATCAGATCCTTGCAAGATGGAGAACAGCCTGTGCCAGGCCTTAGAAATTAGTCGACTGCATTCTTAGCCCTTTGATTAGTGGGAAATTGGGGTTCTATTAAGTTAATATGTTCCCTAAGGTTATTTCACATGTTAGTCAT harbors:
- the LOC119817370 gene encoding histone H4, yielding MSGRGKGGKGLGKGGAKRHRKVLRDNIQGITKPAIRRLARRGGVKRISGLIYEETRGVLKVFLENVIRDAVTYTEHAKRKTVTAMDVVYALKRQGRTLYGFGGWERPPERPRLLFLICTIINDFSELVFLVCLFVCFC